Proteins co-encoded in one Methylobacterium sp. WL1 genomic window:
- a CDS encoding MarR family winged helix-turn-helix transcriptional regulator — protein MGESVPGRLARLHQAIVEAAPGITTVELRAYFYIADNEGVNQRQVCQHLEIPQATASRAISNINCDGHHLVECEEQGRQHAIRLSPKGRQLLATLAVLLGCYCVAPASDAILSQWEAEMSQKSFDHAYDACTDPTVFSCDVT, from the coding sequence ATGGGTGAGAGCGTCCCAGGTCGTCTCGCGCGGCTGCATCAAGCCATCGTTGAGGCCGCGCCCGGCATTACGACCGTCGAGTTGCGCGCATATTTCTACATCGCTGACAATGAGGGCGTGAACCAGCGCCAAGTCTGCCAGCACCTCGAAATCCCGCAGGCGACCGCGAGCCGCGCGATTTCTAACATCAACTGCGACGGCCATCACCTAGTCGAATGCGAGGAGCAGGGCCGCCAGCACGCGATCCGCCTCTCGCCCAAAGGCCGCCAGCTCCTGGCCACCCTCGCCGTCCTATTGGGCTGCTACTGCGTTGCGCCCGCATCGGACGCGATCCTGAGCCAGTGGGAGGCCGAGATGAGCCAGAAGAGCTTCGACCACGCCTACGACGCCTGCACGGACCCGACCGTGTTCAGCTGCGATGTGACCTGA
- a CDS encoding methyltransferase domain-containing protein gives MKGSWTIDDFSKYIGGYDLKGKTVLDVGTASGYLAFNAEKAGAIVTGLDAASTHEFRHVPFASSLSYQDVVHHREVWEVQNLRPIKASWWHAWHKFGSRAQCVYAPMPELYEWEAQSFDVVMAGAIVEHLSDPVYAIGAWARLAKEAVLIPFTDVVPLDDMLLHPITRLDRPEINYVWWHLSRGLYVKLFDNLGFDVFFTTAHAEHHDAEGGSEMATRPSIIAVRRPHNFDASKLVDPTRPAPVPTPEPEPEPPALVPEPPRSRGLLGRLGRR, from the coding sequence GTGAAGGGCAGCTGGACGATCGACGATTTCAGCAAGTACATTGGTGGCTACGACCTCAAAGGCAAGACTGTACTCGACGTCGGGACGGCCTCGGGCTATCTGGCCTTCAACGCAGAGAAGGCCGGCGCCATCGTGACGGGGTTGGATGCCGCCTCGACCCATGAGTTTCGGCACGTCCCGTTCGCGTCGTCGCTATCGTACCAGGACGTGGTCCACCATCGAGAGGTCTGGGAGGTACAAAACCTACGGCCCATCAAAGCGTCCTGGTGGCACGCCTGGCACAAGTTCGGATCCCGGGCCCAGTGCGTCTACGCGCCGATGCCCGAGCTGTACGAGTGGGAGGCGCAGTCCTTCGACGTGGTCATGGCCGGCGCGATCGTCGAGCACCTCTCGGACCCGGTCTACGCGATCGGTGCCTGGGCGCGCCTGGCGAAGGAAGCGGTGCTGATCCCGTTCACCGACGTGGTGCCGCTCGACGACATGCTGCTCCACCCGATCACCCGCCTCGACCGGCCGGAGATCAACTACGTCTGGTGGCACCTGTCTCGGGGCCTCTACGTGAAGCTCTTCGACAACCTCGGCTTCGACGTGTTCTTCACGACGGCTCACGCCGAGCATCATGACGCCGAAGGCGGATCGGAGATGGCCACGCGCCCCTCGATCATCGCGGTCCGGCGGCCCCACAACTTCGACGCCTCGAAGCTCGTCGATCCCACTCGCCCTGCTCCCGTGCCGACACCCGAGCCCGAGCCCGAGCCGCCGGCTCTCGTGCCCGAGCCGCCTCGCAGCCGGGGTCTTTTGGGTCGGCTAGGTCGGAGGTGA
- a CDS encoding methyltransferase domain-containing protein: MEHDPRAKYERFRHILAEPLDNHPSGQFPIIAGDRHFDLSQYQSESANHNVEMFDNLIKSHPDELFLDLGCGLRSKTYENCLYLEVYPSNSADLIVEPDCFYPIKDQSLMGVGCFAVLEHVPRPWVVVREMYRMLKPGGYVMIDWPFLQPVHGYPSHYFNATREGLKSIFADQGFQVQQAFTGAHQSAAYTVRWILQVLLVRLPEAERRRVGKMRVRDLISLDPHGEEWTHLLAALPEVAQSELACGNMLVAQKDGEPIEAGSPPPMLMADLEGMPGRAGRTLLDRLLGRP; the protein is encoded by the coding sequence ATGGAACACGATCCGCGCGCCAAATACGAACGCTTCCGGCACATCTTGGCCGAGCCGCTGGACAACCACCCGAGCGGGCAGTTCCCGATCATCGCCGGGGACCGGCACTTCGATCTGAGCCAGTATCAGAGTGAAAGCGCCAATCATAACGTCGAAATGTTCGATAATCTGATTAAATCGCATCCAGACGAGCTATTCCTTGATCTTGGGTGCGGTTTAAGGTCGAAAACCTATGAAAACTGCTTGTATTTGGAGGTTTATCCATCAAATTCGGCTGATTTGATCGTTGAACCAGACTGCTTTTACCCGATCAAGGACCAGTCTTTGATGGGTGTGGGGTGCTTCGCGGTACTGGAGCACGTCCCCAGGCCGTGGGTGGTGGTCCGGGAGATGTACCGGATGCTCAAGCCGGGCGGCTACGTGATGATCGACTGGCCGTTTTTGCAGCCGGTTCACGGCTACCCCTCGCACTATTTCAACGCCACCCGCGAGGGCCTGAAGTCGATCTTCGCGGATCAGGGCTTCCAGGTCCAGCAGGCTTTCACGGGCGCCCACCAGAGCGCTGCCTACACCGTGCGCTGGATCCTCCAGGTGCTGCTGGTCCGGCTGCCGGAGGCGGAACGGCGTCGGGTCGGCAAGATGCGGGTGCGCGATCTGATCTCGCTGGATCCGCACGGGGAGGAGTGGACGCATCTGCTGGCCGCCCTCCCCGAGGTGGCGCAGTCGGAGCTGGCTTGCGGCAACATGCTGGTGGCGCAGAAGGACGGGGAGCCGATCGAGGCAGGTTCCCCTCCCCCAATGCTGATGGCGGACCTGGAGGGGATGCCTGGCCGCGCTGGGCGCACACTGCTCGACCGGCTGCTGGGTCGGCCGTAG
- a CDS encoding glycosyltransferase family 1 protein, translating to MTDRPIAFDLTRLVTRLRHASPSGIDRVDLAYARFCLGRPGPAVGMVSTAYGPRVLDRERALAIVDAVAAGWVEDRDALSDPVYRGLAARLGAPLASAPPAQATPVEGVQRRRIQARTAADIAARGRSLAALPRDALYLHTSHLRLDNPRRFDWLYDRRDVRAAFFVHDLIPITHPEYGRAGEADRHRLRMRTIGRHAAAILVNSADTGARTLDHLTTEGFGRPPVAVGHLGVEPAFGRAGPRLQPDRPTFLVCGTIESRKNHLLLFQIWRRLAELHGAATPRLVVVGRRGWEAESAIDMLDRCPGVRAHTVEVTGLSTHGLAALSRSCTALLMPSFTEGYGIPIVEAAASGLPVVASDIPVHREIADGFALFRDPLDGPGWADAIENLARPDAPLRAELAGRLDGYVPPTWDAHFAAVGPTLAAI from the coding sequence ATGACGGACCGACCGATCGCCTTCGATCTCACGCGCCTCGTCACACGCCTGCGCCATGCCAGCCCGTCGGGAATCGACCGGGTCGACCTCGCCTACGCACGCTTCTGTCTGGGGCGGCCCGGACCGGCCGTCGGCATGGTCTCCACGGCCTACGGACCGCGGGTGCTCGACCGGGAGCGTGCCCTCGCCATCGTCGACGCGGTGGCGGCGGGCTGGGTCGAAGACCGGGACGCGCTCTCGGATCCGGTCTATCGCGGTCTCGCAGCGCGGCTCGGCGCCCCGCTGGCCTCCGCCCCGCCTGCGCAGGCCACCCCGGTCGAGGGTGTGCAGCGCCGTCGGATCCAGGCCCGGACCGCGGCCGACATCGCCGCGCGCGGCCGGTCGCTCGCCGCCCTGCCCCGCGACGCGCTTTACCTGCACACATCGCACCTGCGCCTCGATAACCCGCGCCGATTCGATTGGCTCTACGACCGGCGCGACGTGCGCGCGGCGTTCTTCGTCCACGACCTCATCCCGATCACCCATCCGGAATACGGGCGTGCCGGCGAGGCCGACCGGCACCGGCTCCGGATGCGCACGATCGGCCGGCACGCCGCCGCGATCCTGGTCAACTCCGCCGATACCGGCGCCCGCACCCTCGACCATCTCACCACCGAGGGCTTCGGACGCCCACCCGTGGCGGTGGGGCATCTCGGCGTCGAGCCCGCCTTCGGGCGCGCGGGGCCGCGCCTCCAGCCCGACCGGCCGACCTTCCTGGTCTGCGGGACGATCGAATCCCGCAAGAACCACCTGCTGCTGTTCCAGATCTGGCGGCGGCTCGCCGAGCTGCACGGCGCCGCGACGCCCCGCCTCGTCGTCGTCGGGCGCCGGGGCTGGGAGGCCGAGAGCGCGATCGACATGCTGGATCGCTGCCCCGGCGTGCGCGCCCACACGGTCGAGGTCACGGGCCTTTCCACACACGGCCTGGCAGCACTGTCCCGCAGCTGCACCGCGCTGCTGATGCCCTCGTTCACCGAAGGCTACGGCATCCCGATCGTCGAGGCGGCGGCCTCCGGTCTCCCGGTGGTGGCCTCCGATATCCCCGTGCACAGGGAGATTGCCGACGGCTTCGCGCTGTTCCGCGATCCCCTCGACGGGCCGGGCTGGGCCGACGCCATCGAGAACCTCGCCCGACCCGACGCCCCCCTGCGCGCGGAACTCGCCGGGCGCCTCGACGGCTACGT
- a CDS encoding helix-turn-helix domain-containing protein: MLDYAALALDESAQLAAGEVQLKVLDRVSAYLLQLVRLLGETVIPVTHIRIGERLGIRRPSVTESLQTLETEGLISQVDKGRVDVKDVAGLEKRVNAAWPMLHQARASFIDRVERIALAG; encoded by the coding sequence GTGCTGGATTACGCTGCGCTGGCCCTGGACGAGAGCGCGCAGCTCGCAGCCGGTGAGGTGCAGCTCAAGGTCCTCGATCGCGTGTCGGCCTATCTGCTGCAGCTGGTGCGGCTCCTGGGCGAGACGGTGATCCCGGTCACGCACATCCGAATTGGTGAACGCCTGGGGATCAGGCGGCCGTCCGTGACGGAGAGCCTGCAGACGCTGGAGACCGAAGGCCTGATCTCGCAGGTCGACAAGGGCCGCGTCGACGTGAAGGACGTGGCGGGCCTGGAGAAGCGCGTCAACGCTGCGTGGCCGATGCTGCATCAGGCGCGGGCTTCGTTCATCGATCGCGTTGAGCGCATCGCACTGGCGGGCTGA